The genome window ttctttattattatgagGAGTACTTTAAATGTACACAAGTACACAACCTGGTGCTAcaccagtgctaaccactgtgtTCCTGCAcaagggtcaagggttcgagtcccgcctcaGGCCTGTGTGCTTgaccagagtgctaaccactacgccattgTGCCGCCTAgttgtttaattatatatatatctcgatctgactgttcacttgctgcaTGATATGACAGGTGCTACTGTAACAAGATCACTCATCGTTTATACCGCTTTGTCCTGTCTTCAGggtcaaacacacatacacacacactacgggcataTTAGTCGCCAGTTAGtttaatctgaatgtctttggactgtgggtggaaaccggcGTACCCggagaaaatccaccaagcacaaggagaacatgcaaactccatgcacacagagacgggaatcgaacccagaccctggaggtgcaaggtgacagtgctaaccgcttcACTACTGTGCTGCCCTGTTAGAAGATAAACacggttatttattttatctatcaGTGATTTTTAAGTCTTTTCTGTAAGTGATACCGGATTTAGTAAAGTCTTTTAGCTAGCAAAATAGATACATTCTTCTTTAATTGGACAATGAGTGCATTATTCTATAAAGTAATGTGAACATTTGTTACATTATTAATGTTATCACCACCATTTTGACATATCACCATAGTTTAACAATAATCCCATCCAAAAGTTGATAATTTTTCAATAACAGCAAGTCAcgaagtgtttgtttttttcatcttaCACAACAGCATTGACCAGCAATGAACATTCTTAATTTATAAAAGAATGACACTGCACACTTTTTCtgtttaaagttaaatttaatgttgtggaaaatccataacataacataacataacataacataacataacataacataacataacataacataacataacataacataacataaaatcCATAACTAATCCACCTTAGTTACTGTTATCACTTACAGCATGTGAGAGCTGCTACAATCAGTAATTTCCCTCcgtctctcttttctttcctcaAAGTTAGTAGGATGACAAATAAACCCCACAGCTCATTGGTGTGAAAATGTACATTcagaaaactttttaaaaacttttacagtATAGATTTAATCCGTTGCTGTATTTAAGTTCAACTTTCATCGTCATTAGACGGAAAAAACAAAGAGGATGTTTTAGTTCTGTTAAATCAATCTCTTCTGCACGATGCTGCACATCCGGTAATTTTGCGGCACAGAAGCTCTGAAAGTGCTAAAAGCCACTTTAATAGacaaaacaaaatgtcaaaTCGCTAAAACAAGCGAATTAATCAAATAACCATGATGCAAGAAAGGCCAGATTTTCTGAGTGTGCATTGCATATCTAATGCATGATGCTGCTTGCTTATTATTGGACATAGTGTACGGATAAGACCATAATCAGAAGAAGGAGATGATGAGGATCACAGGCATATATTTATAGTTCTGTCCTGTGGTACACTGTCTTATCCTGTGTGATCTCCATTTATCTCTAAGGGGTTGATGGCCTTGCGTAAAGCCACGATCATCCGATCAGAAGGCCAACGTCTTAAGCACTGAGTTACCCCTGCCCTATATCTCATGTCTAGTGCCATATAAAGCACATAGCATATCTCATGTCTAGTGACAGATAAAATGTGGGAGAAAGTGGAATGTAGTCTGACGTGGACTGGTTGGTAAATGTAaggtaaacatgtttaaaaagcattgaAGTCGAAATGTCCAGGACATTACAGCTTGTCCTCTACCTTGAATCCTGGGTTATCTGTTCCTTCTCTCCTACTATTAGTGCCCATGGCAGCAGTTCTAAGGTTTTTGGTACCTCTGTTTGTCTCCTTAGATCCCTCAACTTTGTGCTTTTTGGATTTATGCATTTGCCTGTAGGACAGGAAGATCAGGCCACTTATAATAAGCAGGATAGAGGACCCAATTCCTGTTATGATGCCCAGGCCCAGCTCCTGTTTATACGGTGCAGGAGGTAGAAGAAACTCTGGCGGGAAATCAATCGTATGATTCTGCAGCACCGAAGTCACATTCCAAAAAACAGGAATCAGCGTGCACGTCGCGGTGAGGAAATACAAAGCGCCTGCTGATAAGAAGAAAAATCTGACCTGCCCTTCATCGATGCTGAAGTAGGCGAGTCTTACGGCGTATCCTGCAAACAGGTTTGCAGCAATTCCAACCGGGATGGCCGTcatacacagcacctgcgcTGCAGCAATCTCCAGGGGAATGAAAGAGTCTTTGATGTTCATGCGTCCACAAACCTTAGCCTGGTCCAGGACGTTGCTATAAAAACAAGCCCTCCAGATGCCAACCCAGGCCGTGCCAGAGGTGATAACGGACACGTCGTCCACATACCACACTCTCCAGTCATCCACTCCACTGGTGGCAGCTGTCAGGATCAATCCCAGTACTGCCAGCACCAAACCAAAGAGCTGCCAATGGGCCGTGTGGACCAGGTAGATCATCGTTTGGGTACATAAACCAGAACTTAGTCAGTGATGTCTGTAAACGTTGCGTCATGTAGCCTTCTGAAACATTCTGTCATTGGGCTACCTATGAACAAAATATCAGAATCACTGTCAAACATAAAGTGTAGctacatttacagtaagtggCAAAGGTTGAAGAcctcaaatatataaatatgagtactgtatgttaaagtaTGTTGACATTTGCTATTTGGTGCTGTATTTTAGTGTGATGTCACAAGGGGCCATTGGTATTGTTTGTGCACTTACAAtggtgtttattaataataataataataataataataataatgacatcatCAAAACCTTAAACATAAAGTATAATTATTAGCTCTTGTTTCAGTGATGTTTAAGACCAGATGCAATACAGACATAGAGGAGATACTGTAGAAATGGtggattgtacagtatatcccaGAATGCAATGCTGATACTGTACACTGTGCAACAcgcttttaaacacatttaaagcaGTAGGTCCGTTCGACTACTTAGAGATCAACAAGAGAACAAGCATGATGGCATTTGGCGGTGATATCAGCATGAAAGATGATTGAATGCGGGCGGGTTTAAACAAAGTGTACTAGTGAAGACTTGAAAAGCTCGAAAACTGTTGCCGGAGCTATTATCAGCAGGCAGTCGAATTGCATTGTGGGTAAAGCGGGAAAACCagcatgttgaaaaaaaatgcataaccACAAATTCAAGTCAGAATTTGGCTGAAAAGTAAATCTTAGTTGACTGAAGATCAACTTTTAATTGTAAGGAATGATAAGcaacgatttttttttcttaaaggatAATAACAGAACTTTGCTTTAATgtgaaaaaacattgaaaacatTGATACAAGAAATATCAGGAGAAAATTTATAAAACATAGacagggataaaaaaaaaaaaaagctgtgcatGCATGAGTCTGGCTAAGTATAACAAAAGTTAGTCaatctttcggctgctcccgttgAGGGGTCGCCATAGCGGTCCATTTGatcaacaaggtgctaaaagcGGAGCTAAGGAGAAATACGTCAGTAAAATGTCAATTACTTTAAATAGCTCTACTACAAGAGTCAACAGACCCCTACGGGAAGACCTGCAATAACCACTGAAGAatagccataatattaaaaccactaCCTAATATTCTATAGGTCCCCGCGGTGCCATTAAAACAGCTAGGACCCAACAAGACATGGGCACCAAGGGGTTAGCAGCTGGTTAGCAAGTCCAGTAAATTTTGAAGTGGGACCTTCAGAGATCTGACTTGTTTGTCAAACGCATCCCAGACATGCTCTACACAAGGGATGTTCATGAAATGGCTTataaatgaaggcataaaactgattgacatttacagaagacttcaggcaCAAAGGGACTCTTAaacgcagtaaaacatttgaatttgcAAAAGCTTTAAAGAATGTCTGTGAATGGCAATCTCCACTGAGGAAGCTTGGAGCTCACTGcagttcccatgaacatttaaCAACTGGAATACCCGATGCTTAAAATCTTGGGAGCCCATAACAGTGTTGCTGGATCATTAGTTGTTCCTCTTTCGTCAACTAGTCGTAAATGCTAACAATTGCATAATGAGAACCCCGTGCAAGACCTGCTGCTTTGGATATGCTCTTACCTAGTCGTCTAGACATGACTTAGACCTgtccttttttcttattttacacAAAGTGCACTTATAGTCAATAATGCTGCTGTTCATTAACTTGCAGATGTTACTCGAGGATGGTATTGATTGTAAAATGCACAACTTATCCTAGTTATTAACAAAAATTACAGGAAGAATATTAACGTTCACTTACCAGAGATCCCATCCTGTTACTTTATACTCCTTACTGTCATGTGACACTACGACTGACTATAATTAACCAAGGAAAGCCACAAATGATCACATACAGTGGGTCTACGTGTCATATAAAGCTTCGTGTCTAAAATGCTCAAGAAATTCATAGTCCATTAAGCAATAGTCTTACTCAAACCTAGCAATCTGCAGCAAAAATTATGAAGAGTGggaaccaataaaaaaaaaaaaaaacatttttaataagtcTTATTATGTGACACATTTGTTGGCCATGGAGACCTTGAATAAAAGCTTCTAGCTGTATTTAATGTAACAGATGATTATATCAAACCACCGAACGTAATTTTACTAAAAACCCAACTTTGTTTGGCAAATTTCATTAAAAGATTATTacaattaaaagacaaaaaacaaacaacagtcAATAAAAGAGACTTTTACCTTAGCAAATTTCAAGGTCTGGTGTGACAAAAGCCGCACATTCATAACACAACAGATCACGTCTCAATCGATTCTGAACTGGAAATGAACTTAAGTCACGCAAATCACCACCCTGACTTGGCATGTAAAGATTAGAAGTGTAGTTAATGATTAATCATCACATTCACTAAAGCCAAGCAGGTAAGGAATTGCTCAGCCCCATCACTTTTAGACGATCAGGGTGGTTTCCACTTATCCTTgaattcatttctcttttgtaaCATTATGTATTTTTCTGAGAAAGACTCAAGTCAAATACTGAGAAAGGTCAAGGAGGACTTTCTCCAAGCGTGTCTTGTGTGAGATATACTTTTATTGCACACTCCACTATTTTGAGCAAATGAAACCTTGAACCTACTGAAATAGAAGTGATGCaacatttaaagctttaaagctGATACACAGGTTACTGGCTTGATGAAGGAAAGCATGTGACTTGCTTATCAAGAATGCACTGGACCTATTTAGgactttttcagaaaaaaaaatccaaaataaaggtttatcGCATTGTTACTCTGAGCATCATGTTAACAggaattacaaaataaattgtggtatctacagtatatccctGGGTGGGAGGACAACCTTGTATCTTGAGAAATGCCTTAATTTTTCATGGCAAAGCTTCAACAAAGTGCTGAAAACATTGTTTAGAGGTTTTGGTATGATACCATGAGGTCTTTTCTGCAGATTTATTGGTTGCACTCCATCCCAAAGGTGATtgaattgagatctggtgactttgTAGACCATTTGACTACGgtgaacttattgtcatgttcaagaaaccaatttgaaatggtTTTAGCTTTGTGACGGCACATTATCCTCATGGACATGGTCAACGATATACTCAGAGAGGCCCAAAGTGTGCATGGAAAATACCCCCAGCTCCATTACACCATCGCTGGTAGGCTGaatccatgctttcatgctgTTTACGGGAAAAGGTCacagcagaaatcaagactcagcAGCTCAAGCAATGGTTTTGCACTTTTGGTCTCTATTCCCTCTATCATGGACATCTAGACCACATGCTTCATTCGTAAAACCATctgcattgtggctgatcagacacacccctTACACACACTTTTCACCCATTCTGCCATCTGGGAAAAGGTACCAAAGCAATCGGGCCCTCGCATCCAGACTGTGTAACAGTTTCTTTCCACTAGCTATCAGACTCTTCAATAAAacgggactggactgataaacacactcAGTTAAACACAATGACCGTAATCCAACAGAACTGGACTGATACACATTCTCTCAAACAATCATCTCATAATTTTACACACCAACCTGCtcaactgtttttcttttgcacaatatgaGGCTATTTGCACaagaactttttcttttctgctaCTCCAACACAAAATGTTTACTGCATTTGAGATCTTATGGACAATTTATATGCTTTACCTCAATTCAGCTGTGTACTGGTCGCTGTTACATCATCACAGTGAATTGCAATGTGTCGTGTTGTAACTCATTTGTACTATTgcacattattttgtatttttgtatagtTCTTAgctagttttatttaattatgtgaCGTTAATTTGTTGTCTAAGGTAGTTTGATTAATGTATGTTGTATATTCATGTTGTACGGTACGTAGCACCTTGGTTTTGGAGGTTTTATCTGAAAATCCCAATAgttcagcagtttcagaaatactcaCACAAGCCTGGCTGGCAACAACCAAGTTTAAGGTGACTTAAATGATCTTTCATCGCCATTCTTTTGTTTGGTTTGaaatttagccttttttttttttttttatacttgaccacatgcctaaatgcattgtGTTGCAACCGTGGGATTCACAGACTAAAGATTTCCATTAACAAGCAGTTAAAGAGATGTGTCTAATGAAGTGGCTGGTAAGTACATATGCCAGTATACCAAAATTACAATAGTATTTttgtacattatacattgttatAATTAACTACAAGGTCTTATATACTCATGAATAAACTCATTTTAAAAGACACCAAAAATATTTCTGATATGCAAGCTACAGTATAACGTATGCAGCAGCAAGTAATAGAGATTAGAcctatatatgtattttttttcaatgtgtAAAACTTTTCACCAGACACTATTGCATGGTCTGGATTTCTAGTTTAAAcaactgacttaaaaaaaaaaaaaaaaaaaaaaatcggcaaAAAACATCACTCAAGAGACGACATAGAGCAAAAGGCATTCAGTAATTTATAGACATGCACTTAATTCTCGGAGAGAAAATTGTAATTCTCAGGTAGTCCCTCAAGCACATTACAAAAAGCAGGCATTGACGTGGCTCTAAATCCAAACATTATACTTTActgcatatttctatttctttataaaaacgcATAAAATCTAAAAGGAATGTTTTCTGTCTAAGATCAAGTAAGTGAAAGGGTAAATACTAACATATTCTAGTcttatttacagatttaaaagtCTACAATAAATTACTAAAAACAATATGAAATTGTTTTAGATGTGACAAGAGCAAGGACTGATGACATGAAATTATGCACCATTATCAAAAACCAGCATTTCACATCAGCATTTCAGCATTGACAgacaaaattatgtttttttttttttttttatatatatatatatatatatattgaagaaGATTTAAGAATATACGCAGTGAATTGTCATGTTAGTGTCTTCTATGTGTATGCTAGTGTAAAGGATGAGTAGAAAGTGGTTTGTACCATGTCGTCAAGGGAAATGTAACCATCTTCCACTGCCCACTAGTGGTCAAAACGCATAATTACAGAAACATTGGATACTGAAAGAGTAACTGGGACAAAGCTGGGGTAACACATGAGATAAACGGTTTCAGGGTCTTAAGTTACGATAAGCGCTTTgaaattttcatttcattcagtACAGAATAGTTTATATCACAATAATCAGAATAATCACACAGTATTAAGTGATAACGATGCAGCCCCAAAGTTGGGTGTGgttctaaaacataaaaaaaacagtggtaTGGCTCTGAGCAAGAGCAAAAACACTGGCAGCGTCAGGGTCTCAGCAATGCCAGAGTCCAAATAAATCTGTTCTGACTTTGAAATCTGGACACACTATCACTTTACACTGTAAAGTCCACTTGTCTCAGTAGTGTGACCTCTGATCCAGAGGCAAACTGTCCATAAGACACTTGAGCTGCTCCTCGCCGAGCTTGATCTTATCCTCCAGTTTGCGCTGCTCGATGATGAGGGCCGACTTCATCTTGACGAAGTGCTCGTAATCGGCCAGGTTCTCCTCCTGCAGGTGGCTGGCCAGGATGTCGTAGACGACGCGTTCACGTCGGTCCAGGTTGTCCTTTAGCTCCTTGGCGTCCTCGTGCTGACGGATCAACAGCTTGCGTTTATCCATCAACGTGCGCTGTAGAGGCAACAGTGGAATGATCAGGAGTTtttaggagggaaaaaaaacctaaaatattaaaatctatcCACCATAAATCTCTAAAATGATTAAGtgaaccagaaaaaaaacaatcattagtATATAACGTCAAGCAGTTTTATGTTTATAGCCTGCTATGTATAAAAGCACCTTAATTAAGGGTCCTAACTGTGTGACGCTATGTTGCTCTTTTAACAATCAATATGTTTCATAATTAGATGATATTAAAGTGGATTTATTTCACTTCAAATGACTAGTTCTGAGCATGTAATCCACAGAGCCTGTGCCCCAGCTGTTCCACTGTTGCATTCTTACCCTCTCCTCGAGCGGTGCATCCTCCTCCAGGCTGTTAAGGGCGTTCTCTACACGTGCCAGACGCCCAGACAGGGACAGCAGCAGGCTGACCACTTTGTCCAGGTCCCCGACAAACATGCGGAATTTCTCCAGCTCGTTGGGTTTGCAGACGGCCTGCACGGTGGTCTCTACCTCCTCACCCAGAGCGTTGTTGTCCTGAATGTCCTCCTGCAGACTCTCTCGTGCCTCCCGCAGCACCTGCAGCTTCTTGCTCAGGCTCTCGATCAGCTCTTGCTGCAAATGCAAACAGAGAAGTGTTGTGTTAACACGGGCAAAATTCCCCTACTACAGTTCTCTCTGAAACATCATTGGAGTTTAACTGGGAggagggggaaagaaaaaaaaaatctgatattttGCGCCTTAGTTGTGAAGCGGTTTTTACACACTAGGGTTCAGCTTTAGAGAGCAGCAATCAATGTTTTTTccaaatgtttaatataaatagggttcaaaatttaaataatcctaaccctaaccctatcaTACCTTACTGTTAGcactttgtttaaatttaaatgtttattgtgaACACATTTAAATGGCACATTTCAGCTGATTGCAGTACATTAAACATACCAGTGAGTAAACTTTACATAGATCTATAGCTTAGGAACATACACaagtttctgtttgttttgagATAATGTTGCAAGCACTACCTTTTTGTTGGCGAGCTCAGTGTCGTTTTCCGCCTCCAGCTCATCTTCTGATTCGACCTCTTCACTCTGCTCTTGCATGTCCTTCATTTTAATGAGCAGCTCTGCTTTGGGAGCGGACGTGCTGTAATAAGCCGAGCTGGTTACCAGAGCAGCAGCTGCTGCAGCGGCTGCCGCCATGCTGTCCTCCTCCCTCCTGAGGAAACGGGCACAGGTATCAGGACTGAACGATAAGGCCGAAAGAATTTGTTGCCCCCCCACCAcccaaaaaaaaccaacaacaaaaaaaaaaaaagacaaaggttGTGTGTGTAAGCACGTGTGTACTTAACTAACAACAGAAAACattcttttgtttaaatttgtaacAAAATTTAATAACCAATTTTAGAAGCCCCGTCAATAAGTTTGTCATTTCATGACAGAAATTGTCATGCAGGGGGGGGGAAATGATTAcatcaagttattgctgctaagggtagATCTAAAAACTATTGAAATATGGGAGGTACTTGGCATTGCCTGCTTGCCttcaattatgttaaataatggcTGGGTGAAAAATGTTACAGTATAcgttgtttgtctgaggttgtatttgcctaatttttattatgtttttacacacacatactgtacacacagtcaaAAGTTTTTACACATCTAattccatttctttctttctacatctTCATCCAAAATTTGCAATAATCTTctctgaacagttaatattaattGTATTGTGTCTTctacttttgctctgtaaagccttcataaatctctaatttgtaatttgtaatgtttgaggttggtaactctaaatggCTTCCCATACTAGCAGCGTGGTTCCCAGCTGTGTGAGATAAAGGCATGTTTAACgcggataataagatgactgaggaaacatcactaGGAGTGTCGATcgaaaaattttattataaacttctagatggaagtttggataaagCCAAAGTTGTGTGTGCTAGCTACCTTCAAGGGGAAGGATTTTTACAAGAATATATTAAATGCAAGACACTGTAAAGGCTGTAAAAGTGAGGCAGTTGTCAGACGCTTCACTTTATTGCACTTACTGGAGACCACTGAACATCAGTAAGTATACCAATATAATACCCACAACTAACTCTGTATAATAGCATATTTAATCGATCACAAACGGCAACTGCACTCATTCACTCTGGGTGTGGTAAAACAGAAGAAATGACAGACATGTTCACCACTATAGGAGCAGACAGGGGGGTTTAAAATATGAGTGCTGCTGCGAGGAGTTTACTATTGGGGAGACTAAcaattgttaaatgttaatgtttgagatattataaaactgtctGTTTCCTCTAACATTTGGTCATGCATTTCTATATTCCAACATTGTACATTTATAATgcaagtaaatctgagtattttaaaattgtgattaatcacagTCTAGATTAACTAGAATAAATTTTGTAATAGATtatatcctgtgtgtgtgtgtgtgtgtattagtgctatcaattaataaaaaattataattagttAAAAGCACAAGGTTTACTTGTATTTGCAcatgcaatgttggaataaataaattcaaacagattaaagaaacagaataaagaaacagaataaAGAAATGGAAACAGATTATGCGGTTTTATAAGATCTCAAACATTAACAACAACAGTCTCTTAAGTGGGAACACCACAGCATGCCGTGGCTGGGTaatatggggtgtggcaacccagcGACAGCGAGGCTCAAGCCACAACTCCCATGtcttacacttaaaaataaataaataaataaataaataaatagttccCCTTGAAGGTAATAATTAAACTTTCcattcagcacacctggtgatgtttccttaGTCATCTTATTATCTGCGTTAAACGTGCCATTATCTCACACAGCCAAGTAACCACGCTTGCAAGTATGGGAAggcattagggtcaaacttggtcatataattaatttgcatttaataaatagcaatgcttaaatataaacattgtgattatacacacacacagtagctcTACTATTGAATCGGAATACATCGGCCACCCTTCACTCCCATGACCCTTTTGCCAGTTCACCGTTTTTCTTCCTTCCATCATTTTTGGtacgtcctgaccactgcagcctgagaacatcccacaagagctgcagtttttgagttgctctgacccagttgtctagccattacaatttggcccttctcacagtagctatATTTTCAATATCTCGTTTTAGTGGcggctggaagtgggtggaatatattaggcagcatgtgaaccttttttcctgaagttgatgtgttaaaagctaaaaaaaggGCAAGCATAAgaatttgagtgactttgacaaggactACATTGTGATGGATAGAGAAAGGAAAAGcccaactccaaaactgcaggtcttgtgggatgttcctggtctgcagtggtcaggatcTACCATAAGTACTCAGAGggaggaaaaccagtgaactggcgACAGAGTCATGGATGGCAAAGGCAAACTGACATACTAGGACcactgccctgcacattttagtgcttTCTCTCAGCACACTAGATTTAACTAATCAACCAATTAACGGCCTTTTCTTAAATTATATGGTTGtggtagagcagggaaaacactaaaatctGAAGAGCGGGGGTCTTCCAGGGGTAAGAAggttgtgtaaaaaatgtaaaaccatGGCCTGACCTCTCCTCAGAGCTGCGAGAGGAAGTCAGTTTGGGTCCAGCTCTCCTGCGTTGGTGAGCCTCCTCAACCAGCTGCTCTCCTTCTGGGAAAATCCCTTCCATCAGGTCCATCGTGGTCCTTCTCTTACTCGGGTCTAAAATGTCTGCCAAGGACTTATCTTTGTCCATGATGTCCCTGGCCAAGACCTTTCTCTTCTCGTCTTCCTCAGAGTGTAAGGATGCACTATGGCTGCCTGCGGAGACTCCGTTAGTGCGCTGATCCACACAGGGGTCTTTTGGGGGCTCCTGAGGTCCTGAGACATTAGCACAAAGCTCCTGCTCCTTCTGAGGGCCCATAGCTTCATTTTCCTGCTCTCTTTGACGTGTGTATGTGCAAAATGGAGAGGATGATTCTTCGACAGATCCCAGACAGGCCAGAGACAAGACTGTGGGCTGTGAGCTGTGAGGCGCCTCGGGGCTTGGGTGAAGGTACTGTCGATTTTCTTTCTCCGTAATGCTTTCAGAATGAACAATCTTGATGGGCACTTTTTTCACTGTGCTGCTGTCATCAATCACCTTGTCCATCCTAAAAACAGAACACATAAGATAAGAAACCAgccaaaaaatgaataaataaataaatcatcaaaAAATTCGGAATAGAAATTGCCACAATTTCTTGGAAAAACAGATGACTTTACACAACCTAATTATAACCTTTTCATCAGCGATATTTAACACACATCATTCACTAATTAGAAATACAAGAAGAGAATAATCAATGCTGATGTTGAACTTCAAATACCGTTCCACATCATTTAGTTTAGCAAAACAAACCACTTATTTCTAAATATCTCTAAATCTTAaaataagccaaaaaaaaaaagaaaaactcaatTTTGTTCGATTACAAAAGCACTAGCCAAAAGGGCTGACgttataacctggtcatttagtacactCAGGTAGTCaactcactttattttattgtcacatatttttaagcctagacctgagcaactagAGCAAcgaagatcataacactgcctccagagataTGTACAGTAGCCACTATGCATGAAAGGCGCATTGCTTCATGCGCTTCTCTTTTTCCCTACTGCTCCAAAGTCAAATCTTTATGCTTCTTTTCCATAATTAATATAACTAACAGCGTTTTTTACTTATGGCCACAAAGTacattaaggatttttttccgaCCTCGATTCCTCCAAGAAGTTGACAGCTCACAGTACTATCCTTCCAGGTATTAAAATCCGTTGGAa of Clarias gariepinus isolate MV-2021 ecotype Netherlands chromosome 6, CGAR_prim_01v2, whole genome shotgun sequence contains these proteins:
- the cldn34a gene encoding claudin-34 yields the protein MIYLVHTAHWQLFGLVLAVLGLILTAATSGVDDWRVWYVDDVSVITSGTAWVGIWRACFYSNVLDQAKVCGRMNIKDSFIPLEIAAAQVLCMTAIPVGIAANLFAGYAVRLAYFSIDEGQVRFFFLSAGALYFLTATCTLIPVFWNVTSVLQNHTIDFPPEFLLPPAPYKQELGLGIITGIGSSILLIISGLIFLSYRQMHKSKKHKVEGSKETNRGTKNLRTAAMGTNSRREGTDNPGFKVEDKL